In Haematobia irritans isolate KBUSLIRL chromosome 1, ASM5000362v1, whole genome shotgun sequence, a genomic segment contains:
- the Mcm3 gene encoding minichromosome maintenance 3, translating into MAEAEQYIKDIQREYVDFLDDEEDQGIYSGHVKDMIAEKSTRLIVNINDLKRKNPQRAMGLLSNAAEEQLAFGRALKEYVSTVDPSYAKEHEEFFAGFEGCFGNRHVTPRSLTSIFLGNMVCVEGIVTKVSLIHPKVVRSVHYCPTTRKVLERKYTDMTSFEAVPSSSVYPTKDEDGNLLETEFGLSVYKDHQSLTIQEMPEKAPAGQLPRSVDIVCDDDLVDRCKPGDRVQIVGSYRCLPGKRGGYTSGTFRTILIANNISLLSKESNLDISREDIILCKKLAKNNDIFELLSKSLAPSIHGHAYVKQAILCLLLGGVEKLLPNGTRLRGDINVLLIGDPSVAKSQLLRYVLNTAPRAIPTTGRGSSGVGLTAAVTTDQETGERRLEAGAMVLADRGVVCIDEFDKMSDIDRTAIHEVMEQGRVTISKAGIHASLNARCSVLAAANPVYGRYDQYKTPMENIGLQDSLLSRFDLLFVMLDVIDSDIDQMISDHVVRMHRYRNPKEVDGEPLSMGSSYADSLSFNTNGNEKKDTDVYEKYDALLHGKSRKRHEKILSVEFMRKYIHIAKCMKPKLSEQACEAISNEYSRLRSQESVQNDVARTQPVTARTLETLIRLSTAHARARMSKTVTADDAQAAIELVQYAYFKKVLEKEKGSKRRRADGASSDEEADNDNATERSPSRRSKRTRVETTQDPGVDSDDEIETPQPDAGDLTRRDTRRSLPAKKPAANGTSQSESMDATSAATPTPASITDERLGVFKNNLQRLFREAREQSLSLARITAAINENNMEPFSDGEIEAAVHRMTEDNQIMVADGIVFLI; encoded by the exons ATGGCTGAAGCAGAGCAATACATCAAAGACATACAACGTGAATATGTTGATTTCCTGGACGATGAGGAGGACCAAGGTATATATTCTGGTCATGTCAAAGACATGATTGCTGAGAAAAGTACTCGTCTGATCGTGAACATAAATGATTTAAAACGAAAGAATCCCCAGCGGGCTATGGGATTGTTGAGCAACGCCGCTGAAGAGCAATTGGCATTTGGTCGAGCTTTGAAAGAGTACGTTTCTACAGTAGATCCCAGCTATGCCAAAGAACATGAAGAATTTTTTGCCGGCTTTGAAGGATGTTTTGGAAATCGTCATGTAACTCCCCGATCTCTTACCTCTAT ATTTCTGGGCAATATGGTTTGCGTGGAGGGTATAGTAACAAAGGTTTCCCTCATTCACCCTAAAGTTGTACGTTCCGTTCATTATTGTCCGACTACACGAAAAGTTTTGGAAAGGAAATATACGGACATGACATCATTTGAGGCTGTTCCATCGAGCTCAGTGTATCCCACAAAAGATGAAGATGGCAATTTATTAGAAACTGAATTTGGCCTATCGGTTTATAAAGACCATCAGTCTTTGACTATACAAGAAATGCCTGAAAAGGCTCCCGCAGGTCAATTGCCACGATCAGTGGACATCGTTTGTGATGATGACTTGGTGGACCGTTGTAAGCCAGGAGATCGAGTTCAAATCGTTGGCAGTTATCGATGCCTCCCAGGAAAGCGAGGAGGTTACACATCTGGAACTTTCCGTACAATTTTAATAGCCAACAACATTTCACTCCTTAGCAAGGAAAGTAATTTGGACATTAGTCGTGAGGACATTATTTTATGTAAGAAGCTTGCCAAGAATAACGATATTTTCGAATTACTTTCCAAAAGTTTGGCTCCCTCTATACACGgtcatgcatatgtaaaacaggCTATTCTTTGTCTTTTGCTTGGAGGAGTTGAGAAACTGCTACCGAATGGCACCCGTTTGCGTGGTGACATTAACGTGCTACTAATTGGCGATCCCAGTGTAGCCAAGTCACAGCTACTGCGCTACGTTTTGAATACGGCACCTCGAGCAATTCCCACTACTGGTCGCGGTTCTAGTGGTGTTGGTTTAACTGCTGCTGTAACAACAGATCAAGAAACAGGAGAACGTCGTTTAGAAGCTGGTGCAATGGTTTTAGCAGATCGTGGAGTTGTGTGTATCGACGAATTCGATAAAATGAGCGACATCGATCGTACTGCAATTCACGAAGTCATGGAACAGGGTCGTGTAACAATTTCAAAAGCTGGTATACATGCTTCTCTTAATGCCCGTTGTTCAGTTCTGGCAGCAGCTAATCCAGTGTATGGACGTTACGATCAATACAAGAcccctatggaaaatattggccTTCAGGACTCTTTACTGTCACGTTTCGATTTACTTTTCGTAATGCTCGATGTCATAGACAGTGACATTGACCAGATGATATCCGATCACGTTGTGAGGATGCATCGCTATCGCAATCCCAAAGAAGTCGATGGCGAACCACTGTCAATGGGAAGTTCTTATGCCGATTCTTTATCGTTCAACACAAATGGCAACGAGAAGAAAGACACCGACGTTTATGAGAAGTACGATGCTTTGCTCCATGGAAAATCCCGCAAACGTCACGAAAAGATTTTGTCCGTGGAATTCATgagaaaatacatacatattgcCAAATGTATGAAGCCAAAATTGAGCGAGCAAGCCTGCGAAGCCATTTCCAATGAATATTCCCGTTTGCGGTCACAGGAAAGCGTACAAAACGATGTTGCCCGTACACAACCAGTAACAGCTCGTACATTGGAAACGCTTATCCGTTTGTCTACAGCTCATGCTAGAGCACGTATGTCAAAGACAGTAACCGCTGATGACGCTCAAGCTGCAATAGAATTGGTTCAGTACGCCTACTTCAAAAAAGTTCTTGAGAAAGAAAAAGGCAGCAAACGTAGACGTGCCGATGGTGCATCTTCAGATGAGGAAGCTGATAATGATAATGCTACTGAAAGATCACCATCTCGTCGTAGTAAACGGACGCGAGTCGAAACCACACAAGATCCAGGTGTTGATAGTGACGATGAAATTGAAACTCCACAGCCAGATGCTGGTGATCTCACACGTCGAGACACCCGTCGTTCGTTGCCCGCCAAAAAACCTGCCGCAAATGGTACTTCTCAGTCGGAATCAATGGATGCCACATCAGCTGCGACACCCACACCTGCATCTATAACAGATGAACGTTTAGGCGTATTCAAGAATAACCTTCAACGTCTCTTCCGCGAAGCCCGCGAACAAAGTCTCTCGTTGGCTCGCATTACTGCAGCAATCAATGAGAACAACATGGAACCGTTCTCAGACGGAGAAATAGAAGCTGCAGTACATCGTATGACAGAAGATAATCAAATTATGGTGGCCGATGGCATTGTATTCCTTATTTAA